The genome window CAGTGGGAGATAAAGCATCTGACCTGCTTCCAGCAAAATTTCCGTACCGCTAATGTCTTTAAACAACGGAAAACGTTCATAGTCAGGATGAAGCGCGTCAACTTGACTCAGGGCCGTCCCCCAATCGAATTTGCGGCTTTCATACATGCGGGCCCACTGCTCCGGTTCATAGAGCATGACCCGCTTACTCCCGCGCACCTGCGCCAGCAAGCTGTGACTGCGGTCCCAATGAAGTCCAGAGAAAGTGCCTTTAGGGCCGATCCACGCGACAAGCACGTGATAACGCGTAGGCCAGAGATGAAAACACACATCAGAGCGCAGATCGGGAAAGGTCTCCAGGAGAGGAAATAGGGTTAAATAGTGCGAACCTCCAACCTGGGGACCATCGGGAGAATCTGCAGCGATGGCCGCTACGTACTTCGAGAATTTCCATTTCTCCAGTACAGTCGCTTGAGTAAGACAGTCGCCGACCTCTACGTCCACGTCGACATCCGGCTTGAGTGACTGGAAAAAACTAAAATCCCATTTGGCCATGGCA of Terriglobales bacterium contains these proteins:
- a CDS encoding cupin-like domain-containing protein, producing MSGIDHVHGLTKNLFVQEYLSRRRPVKMSGVMDEWPAMAKWDFSFFQSLKPDVDVDVEVGDCLTQATVLEKWKFSKYVAAIAADSPDGPQVGGSHYLTLFPLLETFPDLRSDVCFHLWPTRYHVLVAWIGPKGTFSGLHWDRSHSLLAQVRGSKRVMLYEPEQWARMYESRKFDWGTALSQVDALHPDYERFPLFKDISGTEILLEAGQMLYLPLGWPHYVVSLEPSVSLSSFGYTHRDLMPWAARNYLFGYLHDLGLYRRSYCVCHGTKSNERKHS